The DNA window TGGAATATCGATAAAGAAGCATTCATGGAAGGTTCTGTATTTGATATGTTAAAACTAAGATCTTCTTATGGTACACAAGGAAACCAAAACTTAGGTATAACGGTAAATAACATAAACCCTCTTGTAAATGCTGCTACAACAACATTATTTAGAAATGTTTATACTACAAATACTGCATACCTTAACCAACAAGGACTTGGACTAAGTGTTCTTGGAAACCCGGATGTTCGTTGGGAGACTCAGAAAATGTTTAACGTAGGTCTAGATTTTGTCTTATTCAATAGAAAATTAGAAGGTAACGTCGATTACTATATCAAAACAACTGATAATCTATTCAATAAGTTAAATATATCAGCTGCGTCTACCGGTACATTTACAATTGATGGGAATAACGGTAAAATGAGAAATAATGGTATTGAAGGTAACCTTCGATATAATATTTTCAATAGAAGTGATTTTAAATTATCAATTTTTGCTAACGGTTCATTCAATAAGAACAGAATCCTAGAATTACCTTATGGATATTCACCAACGGATAACGTAAACGCTACCGGATCATTAGCATTCCAATGGAATCTAGTGCGTTACGCAGGAGTTAATAAGGATACAGGAGAAATGCAATTCTTAGATAAGAACGGTGCAATTACAGAGAATCCTAATGATAGTGATAGAGTTTTGACTGGGAAGTCATACTATCCTAAGTATCAGGGAGGTTTTGGTTTGAACGGCTCATTCAAAGGAGTATTTGCTGATGTTTTATTCTCTTGGCAAGCAGGAGGATGGCAGTATGACAACCTATATACTTGGTTAATGGATCCTAATGGTCTAGGTACAGGTAATAATGTAAGTGCAGATTTATTAAATTCTTGGACTCCTGATAACAGAAATACTGATATACCTTCCATTACTGCAAACAATACAGGTTCAGATGGTAGTTCTGACAGATATTTATACAAAACAGACTTTATAAGATTGAAAACAATCTCATTAGGTTATTCTTTCCCTAAAGCGAGTTTAGCAAATTTACCTATTACAGGATTGAAGCTTTTTGTTCAAGGTGAAAACCTTGTTACTTGGAGCAGCTGGAAAGGTCTAGATCCAGAACCAGTTACTGATTATTCATTGAGTGTTTATCCTAACCCTAAGACATTCTCTGTTGGTTTCAATGTAGAATTTTAAAATTTAAAAAATGAAAAGAAATATAATAAAATTATTATTCGTAGCGGGATCTTTAACAGCATTACCTCTGCTTAACAGTTGTAGTGATGCAATTGAAGCTGTTCAGCCGGGACAGTTAGATGATTCACAAGCCTTTGCGACTATGGATGGTCTTCAGGCATTCCTTATTGGAAGTGTATATGGGAATTTAGAAACTGGTAATGAAGTTTATCTTACTTCGGTTATTACTGATGAAGTAAAGCCAGGAGATGGTAGTGGTGGTCAGGAATTTTCGTTACACCGTTTTATCGTAAGTGGTGGTGTTGATACATTACCTGAGCTTATTTGGGTAAGTCATTATAGAACTATTAATAGAGTTAATAGACTATTAGCAGGAGCTAGTAAAGTTACTCCTAACGGAGCTACAGAAACTGCTAATTATAATAAAATTATAGCACAAGCTAAAGCTATTAGAGCATTCTGTTATCTTGAATTAGAGACTTATTACTCTCCAAATATGGGGGATGAAAATGCGCTAGGAGTTATATTAAGTGATAAATTGGATGAAAGTAACTTTGTTCAAAAACCAAGAGTATCTAATAAAGAAATTTATGCTCTTATTGATAGTGACCTGCAGTCTGCAAGAACATTGTTTACACAATACGACGCAGCTACAACAACACCAGCAAATTTGAAATCTGATGTAAACAAATATTATGTTGGAAAAAGCTTTGTTAATGCAATTAGTGCAAGGTTCAATTTATATAGAGGGAATTATGCGCAGGCTAAAATAGATGCGCAAGCCGTAATTAGTGCAACTGCGGGAGTGAGTGGAGCAGCATTTGCTTTGACATTAGGAACTCCGAGCCAACCTAATGTTACTCCTGCACCTGCAATTGGTAGTGCTGCATGGAATAGTGCATTTTATCTTACATCAAACTCTTTCAATCCTTATAGAAACTTATGGGATGATAAAGATGCAAATAGAGGTGAAACTATTTTTGCTTTAGGAAGACAAGCTACAGGAACTAATGGGATTGCAATCGGTTCTAGATATAATTTGAATAGCTCAAGTGTTACTGGTACTCCATGGTGGTATGTGGGACGTAATCTGTACAATATGTTAAGAGCTTTACCGGATGACGTTAGAAAGTATGCGTTTGTTGATCCTTCAAGTACTCCTAATCCTAATTATATGAATCCTGGAGTAAATACAAGAGCAGATAAGCTGATTGTGGATAAATATCCTGGTAAAACTGGAACAAATACGAGAAATGACATCAAATCTGTTCGTCTTTCTGAAATGTATTTCATTCTAAGTGAAGTTGCTGCTCAAAGTGGAGACTTTATTGGAGCTGCAAATAATATTAAGATGATTAGAGATGCTAGATCGTTTTCAGGGACACCAACTGTGGCGCCTGTATATGCTAATGCAACAGCTGCTTATAAAGATATCTTGGCAGAAAGAAGAATTGAACTTTGCTTCGAAGGTCACAGATATATTGACTTGAAAAGATTAGCTGTAAAAGCTGGCGTATCAATGGATAGAAATTCAACAGATGATATCGTTGATGTATCTAATCTTACAAACGGTGATTACAGATATACATTACCAATTCCAAGTAGTGAAGTTGCTGGGAATCCTGGTGTTCAGCAAAATACTGGTTATTAATATTCAACAATAATCCAATTATATGAAACCCCTGCTCCAAGCAGGGGTTTTTTATATATTATTATTTCTTATTTTTGCTGAACAATAATGAATAATGAAGTATATACTTTTCATAATCACCTTCTTTAGTTTTGCTGCCGGGGCACAGGTTGTTGACACCGTAAAAGCCCAAAAGCTTCAACAAAAACCGGAAGATACATTAGTCATCGACTCCGGTAAAAAAGATTCCTTAAAAATTTTCAAGCCTACCATCAACGATTACCAGTTTCAAACTCAATTTTCAGAAAAGAAAGTTTTTGATACGGTGATGACTTTTGATAAAACACATATATTCTCACAATATAATAATCACGATAACTTCGGTAGAGTGCAGCCTGCGAATGTTGGCTCAGGGTTTAATCCTCTCGTCTTCGAAGTGAATGCAGAGCAGAACCTGTCCTTATTACCTTCCAATAAATCGTATATGATTCTGGGAGCAAATGATGTAAAATATTATGATGTGAAAACTCCTACGGCCTCATTCATTTACCACAATGCAATGAGAAACGGAGCGGTGCTAAGATCTACTTATACCCAAAATATAGGGAAAAGATTCAATTTTGCATTGGAATATATGGGACTCAGATCCCAGGGGATGTATAGAAACTCACTGGCGGCCAATAACAATACCATATTCTCAGGACACTATACTTCAAAAAGTGGAAACTATGAGCTTTTTGCTCACTATATTCACCAGAATGTAAACAATCAGGAAAGTGGTGGGATAACCGAAGATAATTTGTTCCAAAGCGGAGACAGTAACTATAAGAACAGACAGAATGCACAGGTAAACCTTATAGCGACCAGCTCCCAGTTTTCTTACCGAAGATACTACCTGAGCCATCAGTTTACCCCATTTAATTCTGAAAAATTCCCTTTCAGTATCAGGCATACAATGTCACATCAGGGAAATAAATACTATTATAATCAGGATGCTTTAGAAAAGTATTGGTACGGCACTGCTGCAGATTTGATTGATAAATTTCCTTTGACAACAAAAAAATACTCCGATAATTTCAGCAATACGGTAAGCCTGGTTTTTAATAATGAAAAATTTAAACTGGATGCCGGAGTTCGTTACCAGATGATTAAATTCGGAATAAGAGACGTCGTTATAGAAAACGGAGTTCCTTATCCTGGTGAACTTAAAGAAAACAGAATCGGTGCTGTAGGAAATCTACAGGTAAAACTTTGGGATAAAATTCAGTTGAATTCATTCCTGGAATTTTCAAACGGTAGCCAGTTTAAAAGCTATCTTAAAACAACCAATAATCTGAAGTTTGAACCTATAAAAGATTATTTTGTTAATTTAAAAGTAAACTTTCAAAGTGCTTACCCTTCATTCAATTATCTGTTGAATACTTCTATTTACAACAACTTTAATTATTATCTTGAAAATGCCAAAAATCAATCCATCATGGAAATTGGTGGAAATATTAATCTGAAGTGGTTTAAAACAGAAATCTTTGCCAACTATTTCAGAATTGATAACTACACCTATTTTAATAGTATTGGCAACCCACAACAAAGCAACAGCTCTTTGAATATTTCTCAGATCGGAGGTGATGCTACTTTCAGTTTTGGGAAATTTAATTTGAATACAAGAGTGCATTTCCAGAATGCATTAACCAATAAAGATCTGCTTCCCATGCCTGGCTTTATCGGAAGAGCCAATTTCTTCTATCAGACGCAGGCATTTAAAAAGGCTGCAGAAATTCAGGCAGGACTTAAGGTATATTATTTCTCGAAATTTGCTTCAAGAGACTATTTCCCTGTTCTTAACGAATATATTTTGCCTAATGCCAACTCATTTTCGATTGGTGGGCAGCCTATCGCCGACATTTATATCAATATGAAAGTTAAAAAAATGTTCTTTTTCATAGAAGGGCAGCAGATAGGAACCGTTATTTCCAATAATAAAGCATATGCATTTCCACACTATCCGGTGTATGATTTCAGACTGAATATTGGTATCGTGTGGTATTTGTTCAACTAAAAACTATACAAGTTGAAAACAATTAATAAAATATCATTCAATGATATAGAAAGCATCCCTCAATTGGTAAAAGATTTTTTAAACCAAAAAATTGAGGGTTTTGAAAATAAAACATTTTCTGTAGAGAATTTTCGTCAACAGATTCACCTGAAACAGGATACTTTCTCATCAGAACAAAGAGAAATCCTCCACCAGGTGCTGGAAAGGCAGTTTTCGGATTTTGCACTTTCTTCAAAACAGAAACAAAACCTGGAAGATCTTAAGTTACCCAATACATTTACAATTACCACCGGTCATCAGTTGAACCTTTTTTCCGGACCTGTATTTTTTGTATATAAGATTTTACAGACCATAAAAACGTGTACCTATCTGAAGGAGAATTTTCCGGACTTTAATTTTGTTCCGGTATATTGGATGGCCTCAGAGGATCATGATTTTGCAGAGATCAATCATTTTAAGACAGAGAACAATTACTACGAGACCAATGAGAAATCCGGCGGTCCCGTAGGAAGAATTGAGATCACGGATACTTATTTCATTTCTGAATTCGAAAAAGAATTTAAAGATTCAGTTTTCGGAACAGAATTAATATTAATGATGAGAGAAGCCTATAAGGTTGGGAATACTTTAACTCAGGCTATAAGAATCCTTGTGAACAGACTTTTTTCAGACTTTGGGCTTTTAATATTAGATGGAGATTCCGGAGAACTTAAAAGTCAGATGAAAGAGATTTTTAAAGATGAGCTTCTTGATTCCGCTTTGCAAAAAAAATCAGAGAATAAAGTAAAATTTCTAACCGAAAAGTA is part of the Chryseobacterium lactis genome and encodes:
- the bshC gene encoding bacillithiol biosynthesis cysteine-adding enzyme BshC; amino-acid sequence: MKTINKISFNDIESIPQLVKDFLNQKIEGFENKTFSVENFRQQIHLKQDTFSSEQREILHQVLERQFSDFALSSKQKQNLEDLKLPNTFTITTGHQLNLFSGPVFFVYKILQTIKTCTYLKENFPDFNFVPVYWMASEDHDFAEINHFKTENNYYETNEKSGGPVGRIEITDTYFISEFEKEFKDSVFGTELILMMREAYKVGNTLTQAIRILVNRLFSDFGLLILDGDSGELKSQMKEIFKDELLDSALQKKSENKVKFLTEKYGKVQVNPREINLFYLSETRDRIEWDGQKYIIVDTKLQFTQEEMLSELENHPEKFSPNALMRPVYQEKVLPNLAYNGGNAEIMYWLELKDYFSSINIPFPILIPRNSMLFLKEKTLGKIEKLGLKIEDFFQNFTVITNQKILEDNTILKLLEEKEELLVTNFSVLKASAETTEKSFGNMVKAEEVRQLKSFKRMKKRLLHAEKIKQGELLERLENLFLDVHPSKTWQERVYNFSVFFSDYGYSWLENCLEEMVVQESKLIIVAI
- a CDS encoding RagB/SusD family nutrient uptake outer membrane protein, which encodes MKRNIIKLLFVAGSLTALPLLNSCSDAIEAVQPGQLDDSQAFATMDGLQAFLIGSVYGNLETGNEVYLTSVITDEVKPGDGSGGQEFSLHRFIVSGGVDTLPELIWVSHYRTINRVNRLLAGASKVTPNGATETANYNKIIAQAKAIRAFCYLELETYYSPNMGDENALGVILSDKLDESNFVQKPRVSNKEIYALIDSDLQSARTLFTQYDAATTTPANLKSDVNKYYVGKSFVNAISARFNLYRGNYAQAKIDAQAVISATAGVSGAAFALTLGTPSQPNVTPAPAIGSAAWNSAFYLTSNSFNPYRNLWDDKDANRGETIFALGRQATGTNGIAIGSRYNLNSSSVTGTPWWYVGRNLYNMLRALPDDVRKYAFVDPSSTPNPNYMNPGVNTRADKLIVDKYPGKTGTNTRNDIKSVRLSEMYFILSEVAAQSGDFIGAANNIKMIRDARSFSGTPTVAPVYANATAAYKDILAERRIELCFEGHRYIDLKRLAVKAGVSMDRNSTDDIVDVSNLTNGDYRYTLPIPSSEVAGNPGVQQNTGY
- a CDS encoding putative porin, which codes for MKYILFIITFFSFAAGAQVVDTVKAQKLQQKPEDTLVIDSGKKDSLKIFKPTINDYQFQTQFSEKKVFDTVMTFDKTHIFSQYNNHDNFGRVQPANVGSGFNPLVFEVNAEQNLSLLPSNKSYMILGANDVKYYDVKTPTASFIYHNAMRNGAVLRSTYTQNIGKRFNFALEYMGLRSQGMYRNSLAANNNTIFSGHYTSKSGNYELFAHYIHQNVNNQESGGITEDNLFQSGDSNYKNRQNAQVNLIATSSQFSYRRYYLSHQFTPFNSEKFPFSIRHTMSHQGNKYYYNQDALEKYWYGTAADLIDKFPLTTKKYSDNFSNTVSLVFNNEKFKLDAGVRYQMIKFGIRDVVIENGVPYPGELKENRIGAVGNLQVKLWDKIQLNSFLEFSNGSQFKSYLKTTNNLKFEPIKDYFVNLKVNFQSAYPSFNYLLNTSIYNNFNYYLENAKNQSIMEIGGNINLKWFKTEIFANYFRIDNYTYFNSIGNPQQSNSSLNISQIGGDATFSFGKFNLNTRVHFQNALTNKDLLPMPGFIGRANFFYQTQAFKKAAEIQAGLKVYYFSKFASRDYFPVLNEYILPNANSFSIGGQPIADIYINMKVKKMFFFIEGQQIGTVISNNKAYAFPHYPVYDFRLNIGIVWYLFN